The Pseudomonas benzenivorans region CCTTCGCCCCGACCCGTTTCATCCTCAACACCATCCTCGAGGGCACCTCCGACTACGCCCAGAGCGTGATCGGCATGAGCCTGTGGAGCGACACCCAGAACGATGCCGGCTGGCAGAACTGGTGGACCGCCTTCTACTGGGCCTGGTGGCTGACCTGGGCGCCCTTTGTCGGCACCTTCATCGCGCGTATCTCCCGTGGCCGTACCATCCGCCAGCTGGTGATGGGCTCGCTGATCATTCCGGTACTGTTCAGCTTCGTCTGGATCGGCACCTTCGGCGGCGCCGCCCTGAGCTACGAGAAGGACGAGCGCATCGCCCATCAGGAGCAGGTGGCGAGCCAGGGTCTGACCGGCGACGAAGCCAAGTTCGAGGGCGGTGCGATCCTCACGGCCACCAAGGCCGATGCCACCAACTCGCTGTTCACCCTGTTCGACAAGATCGAGCAGTCCTCGGGTGTGAGCATCGCCGGCCTGCTCGGCGCGCTGGCCTCGCTGCTGATCGTCACCTACTTCGTCACCTCGGCCGACTCCGGCACCCTGGTGGTGAGTACCCTGGCGGCCCGCGGCAGCCTCCATCCGCCAACCTGGAGCCGCGCGGCCTGGGGTCTGATGGTCGGTGCCATCGCCGCCGGCCTGCTGTGGTCGGGTGGTTTGAAGAGTGTGCAGACCGCTGCCATCTGCGCGGCGCTGCCGATCGGGGTGATCCTGGTGCTGATGGGCATGGCCCTGCACCGCACGCTGCTGGTCGAGCCGGCGCGCAGCCTGCAGATGAAAGTGGCCGACGACTACGAGGCCTCGGTCGGCTGACCGTCCTCATCGTTACGCCCAAGCCCGTCACCGCAAGGTGACGGGCTTTTGTTTTTTCGCGCCGGCGTCAGCCGGCTTCCTGACTGAGCCAGTCGAAGAAGGCCCGAACCGGCGGGTGGCGCTCGCGTCCCGCCACGCACAGTGCGCTGTAGCCGGCGCCGGGTACGCCGATCTCGGCGCGATAGGGCTGCAGCAGGCCGCTGGCCAGGCTCTGGGAAACCAGGATGGAGCTGGCCAGCACCAGGCCCTGTCCGGCGATGGCGGCCTGCAGCGCGTAGTGTTCGTCGTCGTACTCGCGGATCGTCGCCCCCTGCTTCAGCCAGTCCTCGCCGGCTTGCGTGCACCAGGCCTCCCAGCCTCGGGCATAGAGCTCGGAGTTGTGCCACAGCACGCTGATCAGCGAGGGCGTCTGGTGGCGGGCTTGTGCCACCTGGGCCGGGGCGCCATAGACGGCGAAGTGCTCCTCGAACAGGCGGATGCCGTGGAGCTCGCCGGCGGGGGCGAAGCCGTAGCGGATGGCCAGGTCGACGCTGGCATCCTGGTGCAGGTCGACGACCGCGCAGTTGGTGTCCAGGCGCAGCCTGATGTGCGGCTGCACCGCATAGAAACGGCCGAGCCTGGGCACCAGCCAGAGCGCGGCGAAGGCCGGGGTGGTGGACACCGTCAGCTGGCTGGCGTTGCGTTGCGGGCGCAGGCTGTCGACGCTCTGCGCCACCTCCAGCAGGGCGCCATGCAGGCTATGGAACAGGCGCTCGCCGCCGTCGGTCAGGCGCACCCGGCGCGGCAGGCGCTCGAACAGCGGCATGCCCAGCCAGGTTTCCAGGGTGCGGATCTGGTGGGAGATCGCCGTGGGCGTCACCGCCAGTTCGGCGGCCGCGGCCTTGAAGCTCTGCTGGCGGGCG contains the following coding sequences:
- a CDS encoding LysR substrate-binding domain-containing protein, whose product is MFASLPLNALRAFESAARQQSFKAAAAELAVTPTAISHQIRTLETWLGMPLFERLPRRVRLTDGGERLFHSLHGALLEVAQSVDSLRPQRNASQLTVSTTPAFAALWLVPRLGRFYAVQPHIRLRLDTNCAVVDLHQDASVDLAIRYGFAPAGELHGIRLFEEHFAVYGAPAQVAQARHQTPSLISVLWHNSELYARGWEAWCTQAGEDWLKQGATIREYDDEHYALQAAIAGQGLVLASSILVSQSLASGLLQPYRAEIGVPGAGYSALCVAGRERHPPVRAFFDWLSQEAG